The following proteins come from a genomic window of Panicum hallii strain FIL2 chromosome 8, PHallii_v3.1, whole genome shotgun sequence:
- the LOC112903029 gene encoding 23 kDa jasmonate-induced protein-like, whose product MYIDDKKGQASKYVANLKDMYGTGVSTWCLLYNATGDSLRYSNSHSWLGGSIYNPGYPEEIGNGQWAAFLHVHGEVMVGSLGAVVYRGKNRHGQDQDFLLAWSTPWNPIYTNKAYCEFGPVNIYEERWDEMANRLDQSGYVSHFTVDGVEVHAETERGGSPMFTATIKLS is encoded by the exons ATGTACATCGATGACAAGAAGGGCCAGGCGTCCAAGTATGTTGCCAACCTCAAGGACATGTATGGCACCGGGGTGTCCACGTGGTGTCTACTCTACAATGCCACCGGCGACAGCCTCCGCTACTCCAACAGCCACAGCTGGTTGGGGGGCAGCATCTACAACCCAGGATACCCCGAAGAGATAGGCAATGGCCAGTGGGCGGCCTTCCTTCACGTCCACGGCGAAGTAATGGTGGGCTCCTTAGGAGCCGTCGTGTACCGCGGCAAGAACAGACATGGCCAGGACCAGGACTTTCTGCTCGCCTGGTCTACTCCGTGGAATCCGATTTACACCAACAAG gCGTATTGTGAGTTTGGCCCTGTCAACATCTACGAAGAACGTTGGGATGAGATGGCAAATAGACTGGACCAATCTGGGTATGTTTCACACTTTACAGTCGATGGTGTTGAGGTCCATGCAGAAACGGAACGCGGGGGTAGTCCTATGTTTACTGCAACGATCAAATTATCCTAG